The following coding sequences are from one Candidatus Nitronereus thalassa window:
- a CDS encoding ABC transporter permease, whose product MNNSLQAISLSGILWAFAPTLIVLAILYGWKLNLNATLHAITRMFVQLLLIGYVLVFIFETEHAGVILSVLGVMLVAASWIALRPVKNKHPRLYQDALLAIVIGGGLTLGLVTQVILEVQPWFLPRYVVPLAGMLFASAMNAVSLAAERFEAECGRDRSYAEARNTALRAALIPVTNSLFAVGLVSLPGMMTGQILSGISPLIAAKYQIVIMCTVFGSSGISAALYLTFAKKHSSLKQIDAPIH is encoded by the coding sequence ATGAATAACTCTCTTCAGGCCATCTCATTATCAGGAATTTTGTGGGCCTTTGCGCCAACGCTCATTGTTTTGGCCATTCTGTATGGATGGAAGCTCAATTTAAACGCTACACTGCATGCCATCACACGCATGTTTGTTCAATTACTGCTCATCGGATATGTCCTCGTGTTTATCTTTGAGACCGAACATGCCGGCGTAATTCTTTCAGTGTTAGGGGTGATGCTAGTTGCGGCAAGCTGGATTGCATTACGACCAGTCAAAAATAAACACCCTCGGCTCTACCAAGATGCACTCCTCGCCATTGTGATTGGCGGAGGACTCACTCTGGGGCTAGTCACTCAAGTCATCCTCGAAGTCCAACCCTGGTTCTTGCCACGGTATGTAGTCCCTTTGGCGGGAATGCTCTTTGCCAGTGCCATGAACGCCGTCAGCTTAGCTGCTGAACGTTTCGAGGCAGAATGCGGAAGAGACCGTTCCTATGCCGAAGCCAGAAATACGGCACTACGTGCAGCCCTTATCCCTGTAACCAATTCATTGTTTGCCGTCGGGCTAGTTTCCTTGCCCGGCATGATGACTGGTCAAATTCTTTCCGGCATTTCCCCCCTCATCGCGGCCAAGTATCAAATAGTCATTATGTGCACCGTCTTTGGCAGTTCTGGAATTTCCGCAGCTCTCTATTTGACATTCGCAAAGAAGCATTCATCCCTAAAACAAATAGATGCCCCGATTCATTGA
- a CDS encoding aldo/keto reductase, translating into MKTITTYNGISIPAFMYGTAWKKEATANLVQLAVRAGFKAIDTANQLVHYNEALVGEALLALANQGISRDSLFLQTKFTPVSGQDHRTPYDPMASLTDQVEQSFESSLQHLHTDYLDSYMLHGPYSRYGLGKEDWEVWKAIEGIYQSGRAKMIGVSNMTASQLNLLCEKATVKPMVVQNRCYAALGWDNEVREICKIQDIIYQGFSLLTANQNVLRTAEIGKIAQRVGAGPIQVIFRFSQQIGMLPLTGTTNEQHMKDDLHSEHFDLTSQELTQIEKMGL; encoded by the coding sequence ATGAAAACAATCACAACCTACAATGGCATTTCCATACCTGCTTTCATGTATGGAACAGCCTGGAAAAAAGAGGCCACAGCCAATCTCGTCCAATTGGCGGTCCGTGCGGGCTTTAAAGCCATCGACACCGCCAACCAACTGGTCCACTATAATGAAGCCCTAGTTGGCGAGGCCCTACTTGCCTTGGCCAATCAAGGCATCTCACGAGACTCCTTATTTCTTCAAACTAAGTTCACCCCAGTTTCAGGCCAGGACCATCGCACCCCATATGACCCGATGGCCTCTCTTACAGACCAAGTTGAGCAATCGTTCGAGAGCTCTCTTCAACATCTGCATACGGATTACCTCGATTCTTACATGTTACATGGGCCCTATTCGCGATACGGGTTAGGAAAAGAAGACTGGGAGGTGTGGAAGGCTATTGAAGGAATTTACCAATCAGGTCGAGCAAAAATGATCGGCGTCAGCAATATGACAGCTAGCCAGCTCAATCTGCTCTGCGAGAAAGCCACGGTGAAACCGATGGTCGTTCAGAATCGGTGCTATGCGGCCTTGGGATGGGATAATGAGGTTCGAGAAATTTGCAAGATACAGGATATCATTTATCAGGGCTTTTCCCTATTGACAGCCAATCAGAATGTATTAAGAACTGCGGAGATAGGAAAGATTGCTCAACGAGTCGGGGCGGGACCGATACAAGTCATTTTCCGGTTCTCACAACAAATCGGAATGCTCCCCTTAACCGGTACCACCAACGAGCAGCATATGAAAGACGATTTACATAGCGAACACTTCGACCTTACCTCTCAAGAGCTCACGCAAATTGAAAAAATGGGGTTATGA
- a CDS encoding YchJ family protein has translation MECPCQSGAKYSQCCEPLIKGKKQAATAEQLMRARYTAYTQIEMDFIERTHDPKSRADIDMQGSRQWAESTNWQGLEIVETKQGGPDDESGTVEFKATFLTDEGPQIHHELSLFRKQDGTWYYHDSVQPKGQTVVRAQPKVGRNDPCTCGSGKKYKKCCGSN, from the coding sequence ATGGAATGTCCATGTCAAAGTGGGGCGAAGTACAGTCAGTGTTGTGAGCCGCTCATTAAAGGGAAAAAACAAGCTGCGACGGCCGAGCAACTCATGAGGGCGAGGTATACCGCCTATACGCAGATTGAAATGGATTTTATCGAGCGTACCCATGATCCGAAAAGCCGTGCCGATATTGATATGCAGGGGAGCCGGCAATGGGCGGAGTCAACGAATTGGCAAGGATTAGAAATTGTTGAGACCAAGCAGGGAGGTCCGGATGATGAAAGTGGTACGGTTGAATTTAAAGCCACCTTTCTCACAGATGAAGGCCCACAAATTCATCATGAACTCAGCCTATTTCGAAAACAGGATGGGACGTGGTATTACCATGACAGTGTGCAACCCAAAGGACAGACGGTAGTTCGTGCCCAACCCAAAGTCGGACGGAATGATCCCTGCACCTGCGGAAGCGGAAAAAAATATAAAAAATGTTGTGGATCCAATTAA
- a CDS encoding efflux RND transporter periplasmic adaptor subunit: protein MPMYAMKYYWKTYTTLTLLTIALALGMGGAVFHYLTQAYASKTDQAPEHMPTPTVDVVTLQPQSVRTWREFSSRLRAVDYVEVRPQVGGTITQVLFEEGAIVHKGDPLFVIDPRPFEAEFASARAELESARSRATMAKQELSRAQGLVKKNAISQSRFDAATNDYKVAIASINAAKARITRATLDLEYAHIKAPVTGRISRAEITEGNVIEAGPNAPVLATIVSVDRLYAEFDVDEQTYVSTRRQATGDTMPVQLTLTSDQSVIYEGIIHSFDNQLDTTSGTIRARAIFSNTDGVLVPGMFATVQMGSPTEQSMLLINDRAVRTDQDKKYVYVVTPENTVAYREVKLGRAIEGKRMVHSGLEAGDQVLVNSLQRVRPDMEVQPIELSNSITPKFES, encoded by the coding sequence ATGCCCATGTACGCTATGAAGTATTATTGGAAAACCTATACGACCCTCACCCTCCTGACTATTGCCCTTGCTCTCGGGATGGGAGGTGCGGTTTTCCATTACCTGACTCAAGCCTATGCTTCAAAAACGGACCAGGCTCCGGAACACATGCCTACACCAACTGTTGATGTCGTCACGCTACAACCACAGTCTGTGCGCACGTGGAGGGAATTTTCAAGCCGTTTACGAGCAGTGGATTATGTCGAAGTCCGTCCGCAGGTAGGAGGCACCATTACTCAGGTACTTTTTGAAGAGGGGGCCATCGTTCATAAAGGGGATCCTCTTTTTGTGATTGATCCAAGACCTTTTGAAGCTGAATTTGCAAGTGCGCGAGCGGAGTTAGAATCGGCCCGCTCGCGCGCCACTATGGCCAAACAGGAACTGAGCCGTGCGCAAGGGTTGGTAAAAAAGAACGCTATCTCTCAAAGCCGTTTTGATGCGGCCACCAATGACTATAAAGTTGCGATAGCCTCAATCAACGCAGCCAAGGCACGAATCACACGCGCCACACTTGATCTCGAATATGCGCATATTAAGGCACCAGTCACCGGACGAATCAGTCGCGCCGAAATTACCGAAGGCAATGTCATTGAAGCCGGTCCTAACGCCCCAGTACTGGCCACAATTGTTTCCGTGGATCGACTCTACGCAGAGTTTGATGTGGATGAACAGACCTATGTCAGCACCAGACGCCAGGCAACTGGAGACACAATGCCTGTTCAGTTAACACTGACGAGTGATCAAAGTGTGATCTATGAAGGGATCATTCACTCATTCGACAATCAACTCGATACCACGTCTGGCACGATTCGGGCTCGGGCTATATTTTCCAACACTGATGGCGTCCTGGTTCCAGGAATGTTTGCCACAGTTCAAATGGGGTCTCCGACAGAACAATCAATGTTGCTCATTAATGATCGAGCAGTGCGAACGGATCAAGATAAGAAATACGTGTATGTGGTGACACCTGAAAATACTGTCGCCTACCGCGAGGTCAAACTCGGTCGAGCCATTGAAGGAAAGCGTATGGTCCATTCGGGTCTCGAAGCGGGAGATCAAGTCCTGGTAAACAGTTTGCAACGTGTGCGCCCAGATATGGAAGTCCAGCCAATCGAACTCTCGAACTCCATCACGCCGAAATTTGAATCATGA
- the aepY gene encoding phosphonopyruvate decarboxylase, translating into MLNPEQFFECLQHHGVSFFTGVPDSLLKDFCACVTEKAAAHQHIISANEGGAVGLAVGYHLATGKIPLVYLQNSGVGNIINPLLSLGDPEVYAIPMLFVIGWRGEPGVHDEPQHKKQGRVMLPMLDSMEIPYAIVSLEMAEAEVAIKQALHEAHSNQGPYALIVRKGTFSSFQLQQPQTPAMELTREDAIREILEELGGQDIVVSTTGMPSREVFETRAHKNQGHQRDFLTVGGMGHASQIALGIALQKPHRQVFCLDGDGATLMHLGALAINGSLQPQNFHHIVLNNGAHDSVGGQPTVGFQVDFLQMAKAAGYQTTAQVQSAEGIKHELTTLRKSPGPHLLEIRVKKGARKDLGRPTLTPIENKQGFMRFLS; encoded by the coding sequence ATGCTGAACCCCGAACAATTTTTTGAATGTCTTCAACACCATGGGGTGTCATTTTTTACGGGCGTCCCCGACTCGCTTCTCAAAGACTTTTGTGCCTGCGTCACGGAGAAGGCTGCCGCCCACCAACATATTATTAGCGCCAATGAAGGGGGAGCCGTAGGCCTCGCGGTCGGTTATCATCTCGCCACCGGAAAAATTCCGTTGGTGTACCTTCAAAATTCCGGGGTAGGAAACATTATTAATCCGCTGTTGTCGTTGGGCGACCCTGAAGTCTATGCCATTCCTATGTTATTCGTCATTGGATGGCGAGGAGAACCAGGCGTGCATGATGAGCCGCAACATAAAAAACAGGGGCGCGTGATGCTCCCGATGCTGGATTCAATGGAGATTCCCTATGCCATTGTCAGCCTGGAAATGGCCGAGGCCGAAGTAGCTATCAAACAAGCCCTTCACGAAGCCCATTCCAACCAGGGCCCCTATGCCCTTATCGTGCGAAAAGGCACGTTTAGCTCATTTCAACTTCAGCAACCACAAACCCCGGCCATGGAATTGACCCGGGAAGATGCGATTCGCGAAATACTTGAGGAACTTGGAGGTCAGGATATTGTCGTCTCCACCACCGGCATGCCCTCTCGAGAAGTCTTTGAAACCCGAGCCCACAAAAATCAAGGGCACCAACGCGATTTCTTAACCGTCGGAGGGATGGGGCATGCGTCACAAATCGCTTTGGGTATTGCGCTTCAAAAACCCCACAGACAAGTCTTTTGCTTGGATGGCGATGGTGCGACACTCATGCATCTGGGAGCCCTGGCCATTAATGGATCCCTCCAGCCACAAAATTTCCACCATATCGTGCTGAATAATGGGGCCCACGATTCCGTGGGGGGGCAACCTACTGTGGGATTCCAGGTAGACTTTCTCCAAATGGCCAAAGCCGCAGGTTATCAAACAACAGCTCAGGTACAATCGGCTGAAGGAATCAAACACGAACTCACCACACTTCGAAAATCCCCAGGTCCGCATTTACTGGAAATCCGTGTCAAAAAAGGCGCAAGAAAAGATTTGGGAAGACCAACCTTAACTCCCATTGAAAACAAACAGGGATTCATGAGGTTTCTTTCCTAG
- a CDS encoding polymer-forming cytoskeletal protein, with amino-acid sequence MDNEKNEDSKRTAGRTLSELGDIVAFVGHEVQFSGVLTYKGNVRIDGTFDGEIETTDILFIGEQANVKAQIRAGSVIASGRIKGEITASQRVELKSPAVIDASISTPKLSMDNGVTFNGKISMGSSAGQNKVSQGWAESNKGNQNKGDQNKNVKAVDTEKKTEDSSQKTNDGVSDAGGKESSDSEKSETQATEVKKS; translated from the coding sequence ATGGATAATGAAAAAAATGAAGACTCCAAACGTACGGCGGGTAGAACTTTGTCGGAACTCGGAGATATCGTGGCGTTTGTGGGTCACGAGGTGCAGTTTTCTGGAGTTCTTACGTATAAAGGCAATGTTCGAATCGATGGAACCTTCGATGGGGAAATTGAAACAACCGACATTCTGTTTATCGGTGAACAAGCCAACGTGAAAGCCCAAATTCGAGCTGGGTCGGTTATTGCCAGCGGGCGAATTAAAGGGGAAATTACCGCCAGCCAGCGAGTCGAACTTAAATCGCCCGCGGTTATCGATGCCTCTATTTCCACCCCGAAACTTTCCATGGACAACGGGGTGACCTTTAATGGAAAGATTAGTATGGGTTCCTCAGCCGGTCAGAATAAGGTATCCCAGGGATGGGCAGAGTCGAATAAGGGAAATCAGAATAAGGGTGATCAGAATAAAAATGTGAAGGCGGTGGACACGGAAAAGAAAACTGAAGATTCCTCTCAGAAGACGAATGATGGAGTATCTGATGCCGGGGGGAAAGAATCTAGTGATTCAGAGAAATCAGAAACCCAGGCAACGGAGGTCAAGAAATCATAA
- the aepX gene encoding phosphoenolpyruvate mutase, protein MTNQTKTQQFKNLLLSDQLEFICEAHNGLSAKIVEEAGFKGIWGSGLTISAQFGVRDNNEASWTQVLDNLEFMSDATQIPILLDGDTGYGNFNNMQRLIRKLEQRHIAAVCIEDKLFPKTNSFLKGDAQPMADMDEFCGKIKAGKDAQTDDDFCIIARVEAFICGWGLAEALRRAEAYHQAGADGILIHSALAIPDEILAFKREWGNRSPVVIVPTKYYSTPTEIFRQSGFSMVIWANHLLRSAVTTMQKTAQTLMENQHLLAIEDRIAPVSEVFRLQGAAELQEAEKRYLPQNAENMAAIVLAASRGDELGELTEDKPKTMVPIQGMPILSHIVDAYNAVGVKNITVVRGYKKEAVTLPNLTYADNDDFASTGELDSLLKALRTKKGTFQDTIISYGDVLFNQYIPQTLFHAPEDFVISVDSQWEGRTSYSRLGGFAECTTPNSRKAFHSKVYLTKLGHDVTEGSIHGVWMGFLKVSSKACEQLQEILEHLLADPANRKAGMSELFQELLRRNHSIRVLYTVGHWLDINSLEDVVQAGEF, encoded by the coding sequence GTGACTAATCAAACCAAAACACAACAATTTAAAAATCTACTTCTTTCAGATCAGTTGGAGTTTATTTGCGAAGCGCATAATGGGCTGAGTGCCAAGATCGTAGAAGAGGCGGGATTCAAAGGTATCTGGGGAAGTGGGCTGACGATTTCCGCTCAGTTTGGAGTGCGGGACAATAATGAGGCGAGCTGGACCCAAGTGTTGGATAACTTGGAATTCATGTCCGACGCGACACAGATTCCCATTTTACTCGATGGTGATACCGGCTATGGCAACTTCAACAACATGCAACGGCTCATTCGGAAGCTGGAACAACGCCACATTGCCGCCGTGTGCATCGAAGACAAACTATTTCCAAAGACCAATAGTTTTTTGAAGGGCGATGCCCAACCCATGGCGGACATGGATGAATTTTGCGGGAAGATTAAAGCCGGAAAAGATGCGCAAACCGACGATGATTTTTGTATCATTGCACGAGTCGAAGCGTTTATTTGCGGTTGGGGATTAGCCGAGGCGTTACGACGCGCCGAAGCCTATCATCAGGCTGGGGCCGATGGCATTTTGATTCATAGTGCCCTGGCTATTCCCGACGAGATCTTAGCATTCAAACGCGAATGGGGAAATCGTAGCCCGGTGGTCATTGTCCCCACCAAGTATTATTCCACGCCAACAGAAATTTTCAGACAATCGGGATTTTCCATGGTCATTTGGGCCAATCATCTCCTTCGGTCCGCAGTGACTACTATGCAAAAAACTGCTCAAACGTTAATGGAAAACCAGCACCTGCTAGCCATCGAAGATCGTATCGCCCCAGTATCTGAGGTATTTCGTCTACAAGGCGCGGCCGAACTCCAAGAAGCAGAGAAACGCTATCTTCCACAGAACGCCGAGAACATGGCCGCCATTGTTCTTGCCGCCTCTCGTGGTGATGAACTAGGCGAGCTCACAGAAGACAAGCCGAAAACGATGGTGCCGATTCAAGGCATGCCAATTCTTTCGCATATTGTGGATGCTTATAACGCCGTAGGCGTCAAAAATATTACCGTCGTTCGCGGGTATAAAAAAGAAGCGGTTACGCTCCCAAACCTCACCTATGCGGACAACGATGATTTTGCCAGCACTGGAGAATTAGATTCCCTACTCAAGGCGCTTCGCACAAAAAAAGGCACCTTCCAAGACACGATTATTTCCTACGGTGATGTCTTGTTCAATCAATACATTCCCCAAACACTCTTCCATGCACCGGAAGACTTTGTCATCTCCGTGGATAGCCAATGGGAAGGGAGAACCAGCTATAGCCGCCTTGGAGGGTTCGCCGAATGTACTACTCCAAATTCCCGGAAGGCCTTTCATTCCAAAGTCTATCTCACGAAATTAGGGCACGATGTCACGGAAGGCTCGATCCATGGCGTCTGGATGGGGTTCCTCAAAGTATCTTCCAAAGCATGCGAACAACTCCAAGAAATTTTAGAGCATCTACTAGCCGATCCGGCCAACCGGAAAGCCGGCATGTCTGAATTGTTTCAAGAATTACTCCGGCGGAATCATTCCATCCGCGTACTGTATACGGTCGGGCATTGGCTTGATATTAACAGCCTTGAAGATGTCGTACAGGCTGGAGAGTTTTAA
- a CDS encoding YtxH domain-containing protein produces MSMLRQVLIRTGMVAGGMAVGAGLGMLFAPHSGRVTRGQIRVQLNKAQDEMTHMGGQVMQHVDSVLEKGKQVLTNTHAY; encoded by the coding sequence ATGTCTATGCTTCGACAAGTGTTGATAAGGACAGGAATGGTTGCCGGTGGCATGGCCGTAGGAGCTGGCTTGGGAATGTTATTTGCGCCTCATTCTGGCCGTGTGACGCGTGGGCAGATTCGGGTGCAACTCAACAAAGCTCAAGACGAAATGACCCACATGGGTGGTCAAGTCATGCAACATGTGGATTCCGTACTTGAGAAGGGAAAGCAAGTCCTGACCAATACTCACGCCTATTAG
- the trmL gene encoding tRNA (uridine(34)/cytosine(34)/5-carboxymethylaminomethyluridine(34)-2'-O)-methyltransferase TrmL, translating to MLDIVLYQPEIPQNAGNIIRLCANTGFPLHLIRPLGFKIDDKKARRAGLDYRELANMAVHESLDAYLEKRKPGRIFGITTKGRQPYQEVSFQIGDALIFGPETRGLPVDFLDTLPLSHRLRIPMRPESRSLNLSNAVAVVVYEAWRQLGFSGSR from the coding sequence ATGCTCGATATTGTTCTCTATCAACCGGAAATTCCTCAAAACGCGGGGAATATTATCCGGCTCTGTGCGAACACAGGCTTCCCCTTACATTTGATCCGGCCCTTGGGTTTTAAAATCGATGACAAAAAGGCCAGACGAGCGGGGCTTGATTACCGTGAATTAGCCAACATGGCGGTTCATGAAAGTTTGGATGCCTATCTGGAAAAAAGAAAGCCTGGCAGAATATTTGGAATCACCACGAAGGGCCGGCAGCCCTATCAGGAAGTTTCCTTTCAGATTGGCGATGCTTTGATCTTTGGACCAGAAACCCGAGGCCTTCCTGTCGATTTTTTGGATACCTTGCCACTTTCACATCGTCTTCGTATTCCCATGAGACCCGAGAGCCGGAGTCTCAATTTGAGTAATGCCGTGGCGGTGGTCGTCTATGAAGCCTGGCGGCAGTTGGGGTTTTCTGGCTCTCGGTAG
- a CDS encoding response regulator, with amino-acid sequence MSTPKSSSFFGSTQTTNGCVMVVEDDPNIRNHVSKLLEKKGYDVIEVENGTKAIETIGSGENPLVVDVVIADIDKPKGMEAINFLKKEYPRVSVIALTGLEEKLKTTQVETKVVILGAGKGGSAFLDLLNHLPEVEIVGIADKVASAPGLISARQLGVPVWDNIIELIAQEDVNLIVDVTGNPEMAQIIEKHKSDTAEILSGTASKLLWDVVRYESQMQSHVLQTEKMSNLMKAGMIFDYLIKPVKEDKINSVIIQAMDHREIAKL; translated from the coding sequence ATGTCAACTCCCAAATCCTCATCATTTTTTGGATCAACCCAAACCACCAACGGTTGCGTCATGGTGGTGGAGGACGATCCAAATATCAGAAACCACGTGTCCAAACTTCTGGAGAAAAAAGGGTATGACGTCATCGAGGTAGAAAACGGCACAAAGGCCATTGAAACTATTGGATCTGGAGAGAACCCCTTGGTAGTCGATGTGGTCATTGCTGATATCGACAAACCCAAGGGCATGGAAGCCATTAACTTCCTTAAAAAAGAGTATCCCCGTGTGTCAGTGATCGCATTAACGGGATTGGAAGAGAAGTTAAAGACCACTCAAGTAGAAACCAAAGTGGTCATTCTCGGGGCAGGAAAAGGTGGCTCTGCGTTTCTTGACCTATTGAATCACCTTCCCGAAGTCGAAATTGTAGGCATCGCGGATAAAGTCGCCTCAGCTCCTGGATTAATTAGCGCCCGTCAACTTGGGGTCCCTGTTTGGGATAATATCATAGAACTTATCGCCCAGGAGGACGTGAATCTGATTGTGGATGTCACCGGGAACCCTGAAATGGCTCAGATTATTGAAAAACATAAAAGCGATACAGCCGAAATTCTTAGTGGGACTGCCTCAAAACTTCTCTGGGATGTGGTCCGATACGAATCACAGATGCAAAGCCATGTCCTCCAAACGGAAAAGATGTCTAATCTCATGAAGGCTGGAATGATCTTTGATTACCTCATCAAGCCTGTAAAAGAAGATAAAATTAACTCCGTGATTATCCAAGCCATGGATCACCGGGAAATCGCCAAGCTCTAA